Proteins co-encoded in one Populus trichocarpa isolate Nisqually-1 chromosome 10, P.trichocarpa_v4.1, whole genome shotgun sequence genomic window:
- the LOC7492407 gene encoding CLAVATA3/ESR (CLE)-related protein 25, which yields MGCSGSSCSLSFKVLLGGIATVVFVMLLLVGALESGATSKMTTSRLNSVQATQNDLKDDHEKDVIGREKLVYNSELDLNYMMSKRRVPNGPDPIHNRRAGNSKRPPGRA from the exons ATGGGTTGCAGCGGTAGCAGTTGCTCTTTGTCTTTCAAGGTGTTGCTCGGGGGGATTGCAACGGTGGTGTTTGTAATGCTTTTGTTGGTTGGAGCCTTGGAAAGTGGAGCAACGTCCAAAATGACAACCAGCAGGCTAAATAGTGTTCAGGCTACTCAAAATGACCTGAAAGATGATCATGAAAAGGATGTGATAGGAAGAGAGAAGCTTGTTTACAATTCGGAGTTGGATCTCAACTACATGATGAGCAAGAGAAGAGTTCCTAACGGTCCAGATCCTATTCACAACAG gAGAGCTGGGAACTCCAAACGACCACCCGGACGAGCTTAG